A window of the Desulfurellaceae bacterium genome harbors these coding sequences:
- a CDS encoding PAS domain S-box protein: MFQLPPVYFERLLESFPDIVIAVDRKGQIIFYNAGASKTLGYTFEELQDAYRRGQRVMLYSDLTEARRVLEALRGEEFGEKGTVKNFETTLVAKNGEHIPVSFSGALIYDEEGQEIGSIGFHRDLREIHLPPEYFERLVESSLDIIIAVDRKGQIVFYNDGAQQTLGYTSAEIHGKRVWPTIYPNLEEARRVMEAMQSEDNGGTGKIKNFETTLVCKNGEHIPASISGSLIYDSEGYQVGSVGFIKDLRDIRRRDQLATLGELAVGLAHRINNPLEIVFNNLDVLDKHMAQVFSDEEYVVQEERVESIQRELLKIRTIIGRIDEMAHGERYDTTEYLHGSRMADLGRDEQIIAPHHSHQKAAGQELAGLTILVVDDDLGVCYSLRDVLQEDGAQVEVATGGLPALNILTYKTVDIVLSDVVMPDLDGYDLYMEVRERFPDTPVVLMTAYFFDKDHVIKRSKLEGLQEVVFKKPLDPEKLKQIILERCRPERTPQ, translated from the coding sequence ATGTTCCAGCTTCCTCCGGTGTACTTCGAACGTCTTCTTGAGAGCTTTCCCGACATCGTCATCGCAGTTGATCGCAAGGGCCAGATCATCTTCTACAACGCCGGTGCGAGCAAGACCCTGGGCTATACCTTCGAGGAACTGCAAGACGCCTACCGGCGTGGCCAGCGGGTCATGCTGTACTCCGATTTGACCGAAGCCCGGCGAGTCCTGGAAGCCCTGCGCGGCGAGGAGTTCGGCGAAAAAGGCACGGTCAAAAACTTTGAGACCACACTCGTGGCCAAGAACGGCGAACACATCCCGGTGTCGTTCTCCGGTGCGCTGATCTATGACGAAGAGGGCCAGGAAATCGGCTCGATTGGCTTCCACCGCGATCTGCGCGAGATCCACCTGCCCCCGGAATATTTCGAGCGGCTGGTCGAAAGCTCGCTCGATATCATCATCGCGGTGGACCGCAAGGGCCAGATCGTCTTTTACAACGACGGCGCCCAGCAAACCCTGGGCTACACCTCGGCCGAGATTCACGGCAAGCGGGTGTGGCCGACCATCTACCCCAACCTCGAGGAAGCCCGTCGCGTCATGGAGGCCATGCAGAGCGAAGACAACGGCGGCACGGGCAAGATCAAAAACTTCGAAACCACCCTGGTGTGTAAAAACGGCGAGCACATTCCGGCCTCCATCTCCGGCTCGCTGATCTATGATAGCGAGGGCTATCAGGTCGGCTCGGTCGGCTTTATCAAGGATCTGCGCGACATCCGCCGCCGCGACCAGCTGGCCACCCTGGGCGAGCTGGCGGTCGGTCTGGCCCACCGGATCAACAATCCGCTGGAGATCGTGTTCAACAACCTGGATGTCCTGGATAAACATATGGCCCAGGTTTTTTCCGACGAAGAATACGTCGTCCAGGAAGAGCGGGTGGAGTCCATCCAGCGCGAGTTGCTGAAGATTCGGACGATCATTGGCCGGATTGACGAGATGGCCCACGGCGAGCGCTACGATACCACCGAGTACCTGCACGGCTCGCGCATGGCCGACCTGGGCCGCGACGAGCAGATTATCGCCCCCCACCACAGCCATCAGAAAGCCGCCGGCCAGGAGCTGGCCGGTCTGACGATTCTGGTCGTCGATGACGATCTGGGCGTGTGTTACTCGCTGCGGGATGTCTTGCAGGAGGACGGCGCGCAGGTCGAAGTCGCCACCGGCGGCCTGCCGGCGCTGAATATCCTGACCTACAAAACGGTCGATATCGTCCTCAGCGACGTGGTCATGCCCGACCTGGACGGCTATGACCTGTATATGGAAGTCCGGGAGCGTTTTCCTGACACCCCGGTCGTCCTGATGACGGCCTACTTCTTTGACAAGGACCACGTCATCAAGCGCAGCAAGCTCGAAGGTTTGCAGGAGGTCGTGTTCAAAAAACCGCTCGACCCGGAGAAGCTCAAACAGATCATCCTGGAGCGCTGTCGCCCCGAACGCACGCCCCAATAA